One window of the Pedobacter ginsengisoli genome contains the following:
- a CDS encoding FadR/GntR family transcriptional regulator, translated as MDVLNSIRKIDTSSLVDRVETKLVELLQAKQLKIGDSIPTELELCTSLGVSRTVVREALLRLRLMGLIDTKKKKGTVITSPDIFAILGKSMNPYILDEETLREIFEIRLTLEIGMADFIFRNITPENIKELKAIVANEPEVAKDYLFDIDHEIIFHSKLYEITGNQTMKKFQKMLLPIFDYVNNSGMLKKPTTYGKFVSHKGLVDILENGSPELFRNAMRNHLENHFLRLALV; from the coding sequence ATGGACGTACTCAATTCTATCAGAAAAATTGATACAAGCTCTCTGGTAGACCGCGTAGAAACCAAACTTGTTGAGCTCCTTCAGGCAAAACAACTTAAAATTGGAGACAGTATCCCAACAGAGTTAGAGCTTTGTACATCTCTTGGGGTAAGCAGAACTGTAGTAAGGGAGGCGTTATTGCGATTAAGGCTAATGGGCCTAATCGATACTAAAAAGAAAAAGGGAACCGTAATTACAAGCCCGGATATCTTTGCAATACTTGGCAAAAGTATGAATCCGTATATTCTGGATGAGGAAACTTTACGAGAAATTTTTGAAATAAGACTTACCCTTGAAATTGGAATGGCCGACTTTATATTCCGCAATATTACACCCGAAAACATTAAAGAATTAAAAGCTATTGTTGCCAATGAACCTGAAGTAGCTAAAGATTATCTTTTTGATATTGATCATGAGATTATCTTTCATTCAAAACTTTACGAAATCACCGGAAACCAAACCATGAAAAAGTTTCAGAAAATGTTGCTTCCAATATTCGATTACGTAAACAACAGTGGAATGCTAAAAAAACCAACCACTTACGGAAAATTCGTATCTCATAAAGGGTTGGTTGATATTTTAGAAAATGGTTCCCCAGAATTATTCAGAAATGCAATGCGCAATCATCTGGAAAACCATTTTTTAAGATTAGCTCTTGTATAA
- a CDS encoding NADP-dependent oxidoreductase, producing MKGIILKDFGGVANLVYSELPLPAISDEEVLINVKAISINPVDVKTRAGKGRAAKLKDEHPIVLGWDVAGVVSSSKSAMFKEGDEVFGMINFPGHGKAYAEYAAAPAGHVALKPANITFEDAAAATLAALTAWQAIIDHAKVKKGDRVLIHAAAGGVGNYAVQIAKHLGAYVIGTSSTGKKDFVLSLGANEHIDYTSQSLEEVTSNIDFVLDTIGGETINNSLMVMKKGGTIISIPSGQNEAVAEKAEAMGMIGYPILVKSDGTEMKEIAALMESGAIKSHVSQVFEFDEMKAAHLSLETGKTQGKIVVRV from the coding sequence ATGAAGGGTATAATATTAAAGGATTTTGGCGGTGTAGCTAACTTGGTTTATTCAGAACTGCCATTACCTGCCATAAGTGATGAAGAGGTGCTTATAAACGTAAAAGCAATTAGCATTAATCCGGTTGATGTTAAAACGCGGGCTGGCAAAGGGCGCGCTGCAAAGCTAAAGGACGAGCACCCTATTGTTCTTGGCTGGGATGTGGCCGGAGTTGTTAGCTCGTCTAAATCTGCCATGTTTAAAGAGGGGGATGAAGTATTTGGAATGATAAATTTCCCCGGGCATGGAAAAGCATATGCTGAATATGCTGCGGCCCCTGCAGGTCATGTTGCCTTAAAGCCAGCTAATATAACTTTTGAAGACGCTGCTGCTGCTACTTTAGCAGCCCTAACTGCTTGGCAGGCAATTATAGATCATGCAAAAGTGAAAAAGGGAGATAGGGTTTTAATTCATGCAGCTGCTGGTGGTGTTGGAAACTATGCTGTACAAATTGCAAAACATTTAGGCGCTTATGTAATAGGAACCTCATCGACCGGCAAAAAGGACTTTGTTTTAAGTTTAGGCGCCAATGAACATATAGACTATACAAGCCAATCTCTTGAAGAAGTTACCAGCAATATTGATTTTGTGCTTGACACAATTGGAGGTGAGACCATTAACAATTCTTTAATGGTAATGAAAAAGGGAGGCACAATTATTAGTATTCCATCAGGACAAAATGAAGCAGTTGCGGAAAAGGCTGAAGCTATGGGTATGATTGGTTATCCTATTCTGGTAAAATCTGATGGCACTGAGATGAAAGAAATTGCTGCTTTAATGGAAAGTGGAGCTATCAAATCTCATGTATCACAAGTGTTTGAGTTTGATGAGATGAAGGCTGCACACTTATCTCTTGAAACCGGAAAAACCCAGGGAAAGATTGTAGTAAGGGTTTAA
- a CDS encoding LLM class flavin-dependent oxidoreductase: MKKLLNTIPYSVLDLATVIEGKTPADTFKKSLDLARHVEEWGYNRYWLAEHHNMISVASSATSVVIGHIAGGTKKIRVGAGGIMLPNHSPLVIAEQFGTLASLFPDRIDLGLGRAPGTDQLTAAAIRGERINAAQDFPGDVLRLQAYLSPDNHRSSVRAIPGEGLDIPIWILGSSTDSARLAAALGLPYAFASHFAPAQFLTAINIYRQNFKPSEYLEAPYVLACVNVVAADTDEEANKLATSLYQLFRGIVTGKRRLLQPPVDSMEGIWTDYEEEQAGQMLACTFTGSKETIKEDLQQFLDQTQVDEIMATSHIFDHGARLRSYELLAEAFGR; the protein is encoded by the coding sequence ATGAAGAAATTATTGAATACCATACCATATTCTGTATTAGACCTTGCTACAGTAATTGAGGGTAAAACCCCTGCCGACACCTTTAAAAAAAGTTTAGATCTTGCCCGCCATGTTGAAGAATGGGGGTATAACCGTTATTGGCTGGCAGAGCATCATAATATGATTAGTGTTGCGAGTTCTGCTACGTCGGTTGTGATAGGGCACATAGCCGGAGGAACAAAAAAAATAAGAGTTGGTGCCGGAGGTATCATGTTACCAAATCATTCGCCATTAGTTATTGCGGAGCAGTTTGGAACCCTTGCATCTTTATTTCCTGATAGGATAGACCTGGGTTTAGGAAGGGCTCCTGGTACGGATCAGTTAACGGCTGCGGCCATTAGAGGTGAAAGGATTAATGCAGCCCAGGATTTTCCAGGAGATGTATTGAGATTGCAAGCTTATTTGTCGCCTGATAACCATAGGAGCAGTGTAAGAGCTATTCCTGGTGAGGGGCTTGATATTCCGATATGGATATTGGGTTCCAGTACTGATAGTGCCCGGTTGGCTGCTGCTTTGGGTTTACCTTATGCTTTTGCCAGCCATTTTGCCCCTGCTCAGTTCCTTACTGCAATAAATATATACCGACAAAACTTTAAGCCGTCTGAGTATTTGGAAGCTCCGTATGTTTTGGCGTGTGTAAATGTTGTGGCGGCCGACACTGATGAGGAAGCTAACAAACTTGCTACTTCTTTGTATCAACTATTTAGAGGGATTGTAACGGGTAAGCGCAGACTATTACAGCCTCCGGTGGATAGTATGGAGGGGATATGGACAGATTATGAGGAAGAGCAGGCAGGACAAATGCTGGCTTGTACTTTTACAGGAAGCAAGGAAACGATAAAAGAGGATTTGCAGCAATTTTTGGATCAAACACAGGTTGATGAGATTATGGCTACCTCCCATATTTTTGATCACGGAGCAAGGTTACGTTCTTATGAATTACTGGCTGAAGCCTTTGGCCGATAA
- a CDS encoding glycoside hydrolase family 43 protein, whose translation MRLLFKCLLFIVAIQFTATTQTLLAQEIKAVVPGDFADPSIIRKGNEYYSVGTSSEWAPHFPIFKSTNLKTWKQTGYVFKQAPEWANASFWAPEYYYHNKTYFIYYTARRKKDGVSCIGVATSKYPDKDFKDHGIIIEHGKEAIDAFVFNDKGQLYITWKAYGLDGRPIEILGSKLSNNGLSLIGDSFTMMKDDKGIGLEGQSILKKDDYYYMFYSVGNCCGSKCDYNVRVARAKTFQGPYENHTKNPLLFENEWWKCSGHGTFVNSPDGKPYYIYHAYNKASNVFSGRQGMLAELIWTKKNEWPEFKELSPAPNQPSANNFKANFTPKTPAVDWQWDFRNSTPKVIQKTGFLHLSGTIKKENNAGIALTLRPKFLNYEMLTTVVNNNNALKGLVLYGDANAATGIGVKANQVHFWTIKDNKLTILNTATINNSYSPLQLKMIVKSDLTCHVYWRQKSTAWKELSAGDNAYSIDFLPQWDRSPRGGLNFKGNSTEEAQFSSFELNYFNK comes from the coding sequence ATGAGACTATTATTTAAATGCCTGCTTTTTATTGTTGCTATCCAATTTACAGCAACTACACAAACCTTACTTGCACAAGAAATAAAGGCCGTTGTTCCAGGAGATTTTGCAGACCCCTCTATTATCAGAAAAGGTAATGAATATTATTCTGTAGGTACTTCTTCAGAATGGGCGCCACACTTTCCGATATTTAAATCCACAAATTTAAAAACATGGAAACAAACAGGGTACGTATTTAAACAAGCTCCGGAATGGGCAAATGCATCTTTCTGGGCACCTGAATATTATTATCACAACAAAACCTATTTTATATATTACACCGCCAGGCGCAAAAAAGATGGTGTTTCCTGCATTGGAGTAGCTACTTCAAAATATCCTGATAAAGATTTTAAAGACCATGGAATTATTATTGAGCATGGCAAAGAAGCAATAGATGCATTTGTATTTAACGACAAAGGTCAGCTATACATCACATGGAAAGCTTATGGGTTAGACGGCCGACCAATTGAAATACTTGGCAGTAAGCTATCGAACAACGGCTTATCTTTAATTGGTGATTCTTTTACAATGATGAAAGATGACAAGGGAATTGGCCTTGAAGGACAAAGCATTCTTAAAAAAGATGATTATTATTACATGTTCTATTCCGTTGGAAATTGCTGTGGCAGCAAATGTGACTATAATGTTAGGGTTGCCAGAGCCAAAACCTTTCAGGGACCTTATGAAAACCATACAAAAAACCCACTGTTATTTGAAAACGAATGGTGGAAATGCTCCGGGCATGGCACTTTTGTAAACAGCCCAGATGGCAAACCTTATTACATTTACCATGCTTATAATAAAGCCAGCAATGTTTTTTCTGGCCGCCAGGGTATGCTTGCGGAACTTATTTGGACCAAAAAAAATGAATGGCCCGAATTTAAAGAACTTTCACCTGCACCAAACCAACCCTCGGCCAATAATTTCAAAGCTAACTTCACTCCAAAAACACCAGCTGTAGATTGGCAGTGGGACTTCAGAAACTCAACGCCTAAGGTTATACAAAAAACAGGATTCCTGCATTTATCAGGCACTATCAAAAAAGAAAACAACGCAGGCATTGCATTAACCCTCCGTCCAAAGTTTTTAAACTATGAAATGCTTACAACAGTTGTTAATAACAACAATGCATTAAAAGGCCTTGTACTTTATGGTGATGCAAACGCCGCTACTGGTATCGGAGTAAAAGCCAATCAAGTCCACTTCTGGACCATAAAGGACAATAAATTAACTATCCTTAACACAGCTACCATCAACAATTCCTATTCCCCGCTTCAACTTAAGATGATTGTAAAATCCGACCTTACTTGTCATGTTTACTGGAGGCAAAAATCAACAGCCTGGAAAGAACTATCAGCAGGAGATAATGCATATTCAATAGATTTCCTTCCTCAATGGGACAGAAGTCCACGAGGCGGCCTAAATTTCAAAGGAAACTCTACAGAAGAGGCACAATTTTCATCATTTGAGCTTAATTATTTTAACAAATAA
- a CDS encoding alpha-L-fucosidase, with protein sequence MKLIIIQFNQIMEKRHYFNKINRTLSIGFGLVICVCLSNSSYAQIFTNKNYVKINPGDTERDIVKKAANVVPAARQLRWQQLELTAFIHFGINTFTNKEWGDGSEDPKIFNPKDLDARQWVKVCKEAGFKQIILTAKHHDGFCLWPSKYTEHSVKNSPWKEGKGDIVKETAEACKEFGIGFGIYLSPWDRNSKYFGSMEYNNYFINQLTELLTNYGQIDEVWFDGANGEGPSGKKQVYEYNRWYELIRKLQPKATIAVSGPDVRWVGTESGYGRETEWSVVPGDELKNEKIAENSQQKVEFAPRDMMANDLGSRAKIAKAQSLVWYPAEIDVSIRPGWFYHTSEDKDVKSPEKLMDIYYSSVGRNGVLLLNIPPDTRGLISDSDIKSLHGFKKQKDKVFAENLLVGAVVKGSSAKKAGVLFDGKDNTAWATKPADSTLVIDLKLSKPKQFDLLLLQENLRVGQRVEQFVLEYKDGSEWKEAVKGTTIGYKRLLRFAPVTASEVRLRVISSRLNPAIAEIGLYKQ encoded by the coding sequence TTGAAACTGATCATTATTCAATTTAATCAGATTATGGAGAAGAGACATTATTTTAACAAGATAAACCGAACTTTATCAATAGGGTTTGGATTGGTGATTTGTGTGTGCCTGTCAAATAGTAGTTATGCACAAATCTTTACTAATAAAAACTATGTTAAAATTAATCCGGGTGATACAGAACGGGATATTGTAAAAAAAGCTGCAAATGTTGTGCCTGCGGCCAGACAATTAAGATGGCAGCAATTGGAGTTAACTGCTTTTATCCACTTCGGTATAAATACATTTACCAATAAAGAATGGGGAGACGGATCAGAAGATCCAAAAATATTTAATCCCAAAGATCTGGATGCCAGACAATGGGTAAAGGTTTGCAAGGAAGCCGGTTTTAAGCAGATCATTTTAACTGCAAAACATCATGATGGCTTTTGTTTATGGCCAAGTAAATACACTGAGCATTCTGTGAAAAATAGCCCATGGAAAGAAGGCAAGGGCGATATTGTAAAGGAGACTGCCGAAGCATGTAAGGAGTTTGGTATTGGATTTGGCATTTATCTTTCGCCATGGGATCGCAATTCCAAGTACTTTGGTAGTATGGAATACAATAATTATTTCATTAACCAGCTTACCGAATTACTTACTAATTATGGACAGATTGATGAAGTATGGTTTGATGGGGCAAACGGGGAAGGACCTTCAGGTAAAAAGCAGGTTTATGAATATAACAGGTGGTATGAATTGATTCGTAAGTTACAACCTAAGGCTACTATTGCTGTTTCAGGGCCAGATGTAAGGTGGGTAGGTACGGAAAGTGGTTATGGCAGAGAGACTGAATGGAGTGTTGTGCCAGGCGATGAGCTTAAAAACGAAAAAATAGCTGAAAACTCGCAACAGAAAGTTGAATTTGCGCCAAGAGATATGATGGCAAATGATTTGGGTAGCAGGGCAAAAATTGCAAAAGCTCAAAGTTTGGTGTGGTATCCGGCAGAGATCGATGTTTCTATTCGTCCGGGGTGGTTTTATCATACCAGCGAAGACAAGGATGTTAAGTCTCCGGAAAAGCTAATGGATATCTATTATAGTTCTGTTGGAAGAAATGGCGTATTGCTATTGAACATCCCTCCGGATACCCGAGGCCTGATTAGTGATAGTGATATAAAATCTTTGCATGGCTTTAAGAAACAAAAAGATAAAGTGTTTGCTGAAAATTTATTGGTAGGTGCAGTAGTTAAAGGCAGCAGTGCAAAAAAAGCAGGTGTATTGTTTGATGGTAAAGATAATACAGCCTGGGCAACAAAGCCAGCCGATAGCACACTTGTTATTGATCTTAAACTGTCAAAACCGAAGCAATTTGATCTGTTGCTACTACAAGAGAACCTGAGAGTAGGACAGCGGGTAGAACAGTTTGTTTTAGAGTATAAGGATGGAAGTGAATGGAAAGAAGCCGTAAAAGGCACTACAATTGGCTACAAACGATTACTACGTTTTGCCCCTGTTACGGCTTCGGAAGTAAGATTAAGGGTTATTTCATCAAGGTTAAATCCGGCTATTGCCGAAATAGGCCTTTACAAGCAATAG
- a CDS encoding peroxiredoxin family protein — protein sequence MSTKNMVKYTFLAVLTAFSLICNAQINLQQGKWKAALHRTDGKEIPFELKIQTQGKTTIFYVVNDTEQLKTEISKISKDSVLIKMPVFESSFRVKIINKDSISGVWVKGGSVKDLVMPFSATSKDSRFPKGSAGNASVKGKWKIEFTRADQSVRLAIGEFTQNGQKVGGSVLTPSGDYRYLDGRIIGDSLMISTFDGIHALVFSAKIKGDTIKGTLYSGATSLEKWTAVKDLNVKLEAPVTALKEGESGRLDFSFKDLEGNVVSINDQRFKDKVVVLQLMGSWCPNCMDEMAFLSDYYRKNKNRGVEVIALAYELSTDEARSRKSLQKFQQQFKVEYPMLITGVTAGDPEKTQKTLPQLNAIKVFPTSIILDKKGLVNHINTSFYGPGTGEYYVQYKKEFEEVMNSLLSK from the coding sequence ATGAGCACGAAAAATATGGTGAAATATACGTTTTTGGCTGTTTTGACAGCTTTTTCTTTAATCTGCAATGCGCAGATTAATTTGCAACAAGGAAAATGGAAAGCAGCTTTGCATAGAACAGATGGAAAGGAAATTCCGTTTGAGCTGAAAATCCAAACGCAAGGCAAGACCACAATTTTTTACGTAGTAAATGATACGGAACAACTTAAAACAGAAATTTCAAAGATCTCTAAAGATTCTGTTTTAATTAAAATGCCCGTATTTGAATCTTCTTTTAGGGTTAAAATAATTAATAAGGATAGTATAAGTGGTGTATGGGTTAAGGGCGGATCTGTTAAAGATTTGGTTATGCCGTTTTCTGCAACATCAAAAGATAGCCGTTTCCCGAAAGGGTCTGCGGGCAATGCCTCTGTTAAGGGAAAATGGAAAATTGAGTTTACAAGAGCAGATCAGTCTGTACGGTTAGCAATTGGTGAGTTTACGCAAAATGGACAGAAAGTAGGTGGTTCTGTCCTAACTCCTTCTGGCGATTACCGTTACCTTGATGGCAGGATAATTGGCGATTCTTTAATGATCTCGACTTTTGACGGGATACATGCGCTTGTTTTCTCTGCAAAAATTAAAGGGGACACTATTAAAGGAACATTGTATAGCGGAGCAACATCATTAGAGAAATGGACTGCTGTAAAAGACCTGAATGTAAAACTGGAAGCCCCGGTTACTGCGCTTAAAGAAGGAGAAAGCGGTCGCCTTGATTTTAGTTTTAAAGATCTTGAAGGTAATGTGGTATCTATAAATGATCAAAGATTTAAAGATAAAGTTGTGGTTTTACAGTTAATGGGATCATGGTGCCCAAACTGTATGGATGAAATGGCTTTTTTAAGTGATTACTACCGTAAGAATAAAAACAGGGGAGTTGAGGTTATTGCTTTAGCTTATGAATTGAGTACTGATGAGGCAAGATCAAGAAAAAGCCTGCAAAAGTTTCAGCAACAATTTAAGGTTGAATACCCGATGCTAATTACTGGTGTTACAGCCGGAGATCCGGAAAAGACTCAGAAGACCTTACCTCAGTTAAATGCAATTAAGGTGTTCCCTACAAGTATTATTTTGGATAAAAAAGGGTTGGTAAATCATATTAATACTTCATTTTATGGCCCTGGAACCGGTGAATATTATGTGCAGTATAAAAAAGAATTTGAAGAGGTTATGAATTCTTTGCTGAGTAAATAG
- a CDS encoding response regulator has protein sequence MQESLEEKSYLFQMLLDNVPVVIFKTNKDGVFTRSVGLGLKVFGVKDNESVGKSIFELYPIAGEIMRRALAGESLKFVADVEIQGKMIFLDVTLCPDPSDVGGVIGLLLDITRQNNVEEKPRKASPVLGSKTNKLMGINEETTSLNDAVEKAKQQFLSNMSHEIRTPMNAVIGITNLLLQENPKPEQIESLKILKLSGENLLELINDVLDYSKLESGKMLVEPIDFSLIDLVNNVKETHHLTAKEKGLEFKIKIDSDLPVMVVGDPTRLAQILNNLVSNAIKFTNKGSVIMDLSLNRMVGNLVDIDFVVTDTGIGIETDKRDYIFESFTQGSANTTKAFGGTGLGLAITKKIVALLGGNISVKSVVGIGSTFLFNLQFKKSKKKAGHTVVPEIVADFSSLAGFRILLVEDNEINVIVARKFMQKWGLHIDCAANGTEAVEKVIENHYDLVLMDLEMPKMDGYEATKVIRSIADDKFKQLPIIALTASLLTEINKQILEAGIDDYVAKPFSPIELHSKIRQYLHIN, from the coding sequence ATGCAAGAATCACTAGAAGAGAAAAGTTATCTTTTTCAAATGCTGCTTGACAACGTACCTGTTGTCATTTTTAAGACAAATAAGGATGGAGTATTTACCCGATCTGTTGGACTGGGATTAAAGGTGTTTGGAGTGAAAGATAATGAGTCTGTTGGGAAGAGTATTTTTGAATTATACCCTATTGCAGGCGAAATAATGCGAAGAGCATTGGCTGGTGAATCACTTAAGTTTGTTGCAGACGTTGAAATTCAAGGGAAAATGATTTTTCTTGATGTTACTTTATGCCCTGATCCTTCTGATGTAGGAGGGGTTATTGGTCTTCTTTTGGATATTACCAGACAAAATAATGTTGAGGAAAAACCGAGAAAGGCAAGTCCGGTTCTTGGCTCAAAAACCAATAAGCTAATGGGGATTAATGAGGAAACAACTTCCCTAAATGATGCTGTTGAAAAAGCCAAGCAACAGTTCTTATCTAACATGAGCCATGAGATAAGAACACCTATGAATGCAGTGATTGGAATTACCAATTTACTTTTACAGGAAAACCCAAAACCTGAACAGATAGAGAGTTTAAAGATTCTTAAGCTATCGGGCGAGAACTTACTTGAATTAATAAATGACGTTTTAGATTATAGTAAGCTTGAATCGGGAAAGATGTTGGTAGAGCCGATTGATTTTAGCTTAATAGATTTGGTAAACAATGTTAAGGAAACTCATCATCTCACAGCAAAGGAAAAGGGACTTGAATTCAAAATAAAAATAGATTCCGATTTGCCGGTTATGGTGGTGGGCGACCCTACAAGGTTAGCCCAGATATTGAATAACCTGGTAAGTAATGCCATAAAATTTACGAACAAAGGTTCGGTTATAATGGATTTGTCATTAAATAGAATGGTGGGTAATCTGGTTGATATAGATTTTGTGGTAACTGATACCGGAATAGGCATTGAAACTGATAAAAGGGATTATATTTTTGAGAGTTTTACCCAGGGAAGTGCAAATACAACCAAGGCTTTTGGTGGAACGGGCTTAGGCCTTGCTATAACAAAAAAAATAGTAGCACTACTTGGTGGTAACATTTCGGTTAAAAGTGTGGTTGGTATAGGCTCAACTTTTTTGTTTAACCTGCAATTTAAAAAGAGTAAGAAAAAGGCCGGCCATACTGTAGTGCCTGAAATTGTTGCGGATTTTTCGAGCCTTGCAGGATTTAGGATATTGCTGGTTGAGGACAATGAGATAAATGTAATTGTTGCCCGGAAATTTATGCAAAAATGGGGGCTGCATATTGATTGTGCCGCAAATGGTACAGAAGCTGTTGAAAAGGTAATTGAAAACCATTACGACCTTGTGTTGATGGATTTAGAGATGCCAAAAATGGATGGATATGAGGCAACCAAAGTAATAAGATCTATTGCTGATGATAAATTTAAGCAGCTGCCAATAATTGCTTTAACGGCTTCGTTATTAACGGAAATTAATAAGCAAATTTTAGAGGCGGGTATTGATGATTATGTTGCAAAGCCTTTTAGTCCGATAGAATTGCATTCAAAAATCAGGCAATACCTGCATATTAATTAA
- a CDS encoding NAD-dependent epimerase/dehydratase family protein, whose product MKQKEYILIIGALGQIGRELTDELRERYGKENVLAADIRPKEDVSFEKHPYIQLNVMDKVGLENLIAENKFTQIYHLAAMLSASGERNPQAAWALNMESLLSILDLSVKYKVEKVFWPSSIAIFGPDSVKQNCPQQGVTEPTTIYGISKAAGEYWCKYYFEKHGLDVRSVRYPGLISYTGAPGGGTTDYAVDIFHSAVKGEKYTCFLKKDTALPMMYMHDAIRATLELMEAPAEFLSVRTAYNLSALSFTPKEIYEEIAKEVPGFEIEYVPDFRQQIADSWPQSIDDSVASKDWGWKPAFDLEKMVKDMLQNIEVYP is encoded by the coding sequence ATGAAACAGAAAGAATATATACTAATCATTGGAGCACTTGGACAAATTGGAAGAGAGCTAACTGATGAACTAAGGGAAAGATACGGAAAAGAAAATGTATTAGCGGCTGACATCAGACCTAAAGAAGATGTTTCTTTTGAGAAACATCCTTATATACAATTAAATGTAATGGATAAGGTGGGACTTGAAAATCTTATTGCTGAAAATAAATTTACTCAGATCTATCACCTGGCAGCTATGCTTTCGGCAAGTGGTGAGCGTAACCCTCAGGCAGCATGGGCATTAAACATGGAAAGCTTATTAAGTATTCTTGACTTATCTGTTAAGTATAAAGTTGAGAAAGTTTTTTGGCCTAGCAGTATAGCAATATTTGGTCCTGATTCAGTAAAACAGAACTGCCCTCAGCAAGGTGTTACGGAGCCGACTACAATTTACGGAATCAGTAAAGCAGCAGGAGAGTATTGGTGTAAATATTATTTTGAAAAACATGGCCTTGATGTACGCAGTGTGCGCTACCCAGGTCTTATTAGTTATACGGGAGCTCCCGGAGGTGGAACAACTGATTATGCTGTAGATATTTTTCATAGTGCGGTAAAAGGAGAAAAGTATACCTGCTTTTTAAAAAAAGATACGGCTTTGCCTATGATGTATATGCATGATGCAATACGTGCAACATTGGAGCTTATGGAAGCTCCTGCAGAATTTTTGTCTGTACGTACGGCTTATAACCTGAGTGCTTTGAGCTTTACTCCGAAAGAGATTTATGAAGAAATAGCTAAGGAAGTACCAGGATTTGAGATAGAATATGTTCCTGATTTCCGTCAGCAGATTGCAGATAGCTGGCCTCAAAGTATTGACGATAGTGTAGCAAGTAAGGATTGGGGATGGAAACCAGCATTTGATTTAGAAAAAATGGTGAAAGATATGCTTCAAAATATTGAAGTATATCCATAA
- a CDS encoding RNA polymerase sigma factor RpoD/SigA — protein sequence MREIKIEKSFTKRDHDSLRRYLNDIAGYPLLSAEEEVKLARKIQTGDLAALQRLVTSNLRFVVSVAKKYEGQGLPLADLISEGNAGLVKAAERFDESRGFKFISFAVWWIRQSMMMAIGTYKRMIRLPMNQVNDIQDLWRSEMEMEQKLERLPTDEELSEYTGIALDKLKAYQYSPGHAVSLDTGGDDEEKPGLMVFLEDTSIDAPDTVLQSQDLKYSLRELLNQLPDRQRRIIQLSFGLQGNEAMHLEDIADLFDLSKESVRKIKYQALHSLGKEKGAKRLRQYL from the coding sequence ATGAGAGAAATCAAGATAGAAAAATCCTTTACTAAACGCGACCATGATTCCCTTAGGAGATATCTGAATGATATTGCCGGGTATCCGTTGTTAAGTGCGGAAGAGGAGGTTAAGCTGGCCCGTAAAATTCAGACGGGAGACCTTGCTGCCTTGCAAAGGCTTGTAACTTCAAACCTTCGATTTGTAGTTTCAGTTGCAAAAAAGTACGAAGGACAGGGTTTGCCTCTTGCAGATCTGATTTCGGAAGGAAATGCAGGATTGGTTAAGGCAGCGGAGCGCTTTGATGAAAGCCGGGGATTTAAGTTTATCTCATTTGCGGTATGGTGGATCAGACAGTCCATGATGATGGCAATTGGCACATATAAACGTATGATCAGGCTTCCGATGAATCAGGTTAATGATATACAGGATTTGTGGCGATCGGAAATGGAGATGGAGCAGAAATTGGAACGCTTACCTACAGACGAGGAGCTATCTGAGTATACCGGAATTGCACTTGATAAGCTAAAGGCCTATCAGTACAGTCCGGGGCATGCAGTTTCTTTGGATACAGGGGGTGATGATGAAGAGAAGCCTGGTCTGATGGTGTTTCTTGAAGATACTTCGATAGATGCGCCTGATACGGTACTCCAATCTCAGGATTTAAAGTACAGCCTTAGGGAATTGTTAAATCAGCTTCCAGACAGACAGCGCCGAATCATTCAACTCAGCTTCGGATTACAAGGTAATGAGGCAATGCACCTGGAAGACATTGCAGATCTTTTTGACTTGAGCAAAGAAAGTGTGCGGAAGATTAAATATCAGGCACTGCATAGCCTTGGTAAAGAGAAGGGGGCGAAACGCCTCAGACAATATTTGTAA